From a single Porites lutea chromosome 10, jaPorLute2.1, whole genome shotgun sequence genomic region:
- the LOC140949893 gene encoding out at first protein-like, with protein MALEETIFWFILCVFLVQNSCSNLVVNIKAKDGDIVQKSFFSDPEKDYVTIDFMTHGGRYITVYIDFRLKRKTFQVTVLGEMDKAESSYEAMCFVTELVEDEFISSDAMSKLRQKNPSTIRIPEDDIGSDSHIMDHVVSLTSTDVLDKNLTELCKDAGKVLFKGTDPKLLLSENSTREDLDKVELASQDQSGFLKVLKRCKDTSELSAECICRSEVCISWYPCKLKLCQGEDDNGHPLEYRCGIKTCGKCHDFDFYVHERRNCFWDMNT; from the exons ATGGCGCTCGAAGAGAccattttttggtttattttatgTGTATTTCTCGTCCAAAACAGCTGTTCAAACCTCGTTGTCAACATCAAAGCAAAAGATGGCGATATTGTGCAGAAGAGTTTTTTTTCAGATCCCGAAAAAGACTACGTTACGATTGATTTTATGACTCACGGGGGTCGGTATATTACGGTGTACATCGACTTCCGTTTG AAACGGAAGACATTCCAGGTCACTGTTCTTGGGGAAATGGACAAAGCTGAAAGTTCGTATGAAGCCATGTGCTTTGTAACAGAACTTGTAGAAGATGAGTTTATCTCTTCTGATGCCATGTCAAAGCTGAGACAG AAAAACCCCAGCACAATTCGAATTCCAGAAGATGATATTGGAAGTGATTCTCACATCATGGATCATGTTGTCAGCCTCACTTCTACTGATGTCCTGGATAAAAACTTGACAGAATTGTGTAAAGATGCTGGCAAGGTGTTGTTCAAAGGAACAGATCCCAAGTTATTGTTATCAG AAAATTCAACACGAGAAGATCTTGACAAGGTAGAATTAGCATCACAGGATCAGTCTGGCTTTTTAAAGGTGTTAAAACGTTGCAAGGACACTTCGGAACTCAGTGCAGAGTGCATCTGTAGAAGTGAAGTCTGCATAAGCTGGTATCCCTGTAAACTGAAATTATGCCAAGGAGAAGATGACAATGGGCACCCCTTGGAGTATCGATGCGGCATTAAAACATGTGGAAAATGCCAtgactttgatttttatgttcATGAGAGACGGAACTGTTTTTGGGACATGAATACGTAG
- the LOC140949892 gene encoding dixin-like isoform X1 — MSGRYYEGASNAKMYSFPNEAGKPSQVSSPNPSRSKVKREGFHESYTYPSLARETLKRNAEEGNKREEQYVAWVNSQLKKRPGSRFVREIPRDTKDGVALVQLVEVLAGEALKFDESPATYASKKENVDQVLHFMAAQRIKMRQISSKDIVDGNVKATMRLVLALAAHFKPGSVKPAAHQSGSSQSPQATKLTRSPSAAAAAAEAAAAIGEASRKAASAGRHIRMPFRLRKQPKATTPGTPKSDHRALDISPSNTPVLSSSPLNSPLNRTPIKKVNRQSNAEVRHDKDTGSGGSNHSSGSSTPKLPRQDSDTLQSMSDSESVISLHGLSRNNNSGIFPNLEFLREVTEGYDDMEEDTSNVKEMLLQLQNLLLNGRVEEDEIPEEYCGLEGSSVQEQLTIVSSRLDQREADYDSLKTELNKTKEECINLQGIKSGLMSRLNQQEQTIMHLQSDTLKHEFMQQQHESEVAQFKWQLAERDKEVSSLRNELIRREKTLDKQRAELEDAIRHIEELKYAQTGPNRYVDDHKIMELQQRIRDLQAKLDSVGSHEASLSARISSQDEKMASLEDRILNPQSVQSSAFISHGSKRSEEMEVVREAIESLRSCFRAHDPHHHTLDTLEQSIYAVQSSTNQPFHYLDSDPENSNIKGVNGFDHSNGYNSKTPASSRTPGGATSGMSGISTKVLYFTEKTVTPFLTSIPRRLGEITLGDFKEAIDRPGMFRYHFKALDPEFGTVKEEVIDDSDLVPGWEGKIVAWVEDDTGQKLLSNQEQIMS, encoded by the exons ATGTCAGGAAGATACTATGAAGGAGCCAGCAACGCCAAGATGTATTCTTTCCCGAATGAAGCTGGCAAACCAAGTCAGGTTTCTTCTCCTAATCCGTCGCGAAGCAAGGTGAAGCGAGAAGGTTTCCATGAAAGCTACACGTATCCTTCGTTGGCCCGGGAAACGCTAAAGCGAAACGCCGAAGAAGGAAACAAACGCGAG GAACAGTATGTTGCTTGGGTGAACTCACAGCTAAAGAAGAGACCTGGCAGTCGGTTTGTGCGTGAAATTCCTCGAGATACTAAAGATGGAGTTGCTTTGGTTCAGTTAGTTGAAGTTTTAG CTGGTGAAGCTCTTAAATTTGATGAATCACCAGCCACATACGCATCCAAGAAAGAAAATGTGGATCAAGTCTTGCACTTTATGGCAGCACAGAGAATTAAAATGCGGCAGATCTCCTCTAAAG ACATTGTGGATGGCAATGTGAAAGCTACAATGCGACTGGTACTTGCTTTAGCTGCACACTTCAAACCTGGGAGTGTCAAGCCAGCAGCGCATCAGAGTGGCAGTTCCCAATCACCCCAGGCTACCAAGCTAACCCGCAGTCCATCTGCTGCGGCAGCTGCTGCTGAGGCGGCTGCTGCTATTGGAGAAGCCAGTAGGAAAGCTGCAAGCGCAGGGAGGCACATACGAATGCCCTTCAGGCTTAG GAAGCAGCCCAAGGCAACAACCCCTGGAACTCCAAAGTCAGATCATCGTGCTTTGGACATCAGCCCTTCAAATACTCCAGTTCTTTCTTCCTCACCCCTAAACTCCCCCCTTAATAGAACACCTATAAAGAAAGTGAATCGACAATCCAATGCCGAGGTTCGACACGACAAGGACACTGGTTCTGGAGGCTCTAACCATAGTAGTGGCAGTTCTACTCCTAAGCTTCCTCGACAAGACTCTGACACTCTGCAGTCAATGTCAGACTCTGAATCAGTCATTTCTCTCCATGGACTTAGTCGGAATAATAATAGTGGTATTTTCCCAAATTTAGAGTTTCTCCGTGAGGTAACTGAAGGGTATGATGACATGGAAGAGGATACAAGTAATGTAAAGGAAATGCTGCTGCAGCTACAAAATTTG TTGTTGAATGGCCGAGTGGAGGAAGATGAAATTCCTGAAGAGTACTGTGGTCTTGAAGGGTCCTCAGTGCAGGAACAGCTCACGATTGTAAGCAGCCGTCTTGATCAGAGAGAAGCAGATTATGATAGTCTGAAAACAGaactaaataaaacaaaagaggaGTGTATTAATCTACAAG GTATAAAGTCTGGTCTTATGTCGAGACTCAACCAACAAGAACAGACTATAATGCATCTTCAATCTGATACACTAAAACACGAGTTCATGCAGCAACAACATGAATCAGAAGTAGCACAGTTTAAATGGCAGCTTGCGGAGAGAGATAAAGAGGTGTCTTCCCTTAGAAATGAGCTGATTCGCCGAGAGAAGACATTGGATAAACAGAGAGCAGAGCTTGAAGATGCTATCAGGCACATAGAAGAGCTTAAGTATGCACAG ACAGGACCTAACAGATATGTAGATGACCACAAAATCATGGAATTGCAGCAGAGAATAAGAGATCTTCAGGCAAAGCTTGATTCTGTTGGCAGTCATGAG GCTAGCCTGTCAGCTCGCATTTCCTCACAGGATGAAAAAATGGCATCATTAGAGGACAGGATTTTAAATCCACAGAGTGTTCAAAGCTCGGCATTTATTTCTCACGGATCAAAA AGATCAGAGGAAATGGAGGTAGTGCGTGAAGCCATTGAAAGTCTAAGAAGCTGTTTTAGAGCACATGATCCTCATCATCACACACTGGATACACTAGAACAG AGTATTTATGCAGTCCAGTCGTCAACAAATCAGCCGTTCCACTATTTGGATTCTGATCCAGAAAACAGTAATATAAAG GGAGTAAATGGATTTGACCATAGTAATGGATACAATAGTAAAACACCAGCATCTTCTAGAACTCCAG GAGGTGCTACTTCTGGAATGTCAGGAATCAGCACCAAAGTACTGTACTTTACAGAGAAAACCGTCACACCTTTTCTTACATCCATTCCCAGAAG ATTGGGTGAAATAACTTTAGGGGATTTTAAGGAGGCTATTGACAGACCTGGAATGTTTCGCTATCACTTCAAAGCATTAGATCCTGAATTTGGAACTGTCAAAGAAGAG GTTATTGACGACAGTGACTTGGTGCCTGGCTGGGAAGGAAAAATTGTGGCTTGGGTCGAAGATGATACGGGACAAAAGCTTTTGAGTAATCAAGAACAAATTATGTCATGA
- the LOC140949892 gene encoding dixin-like isoform X2: protein MSDKEKSNSQGDYTEQYVAWVNSQLKKRPGSRFVREIPRDTKDGVALVQLVEVLAGEALKFDESPATYASKKENVDQVLHFMAAQRIKMRQISSKDIVDGNVKATMRLVLALAAHFKPGSVKPAAHQSGSSQSPQATKLTRSPSAAAAAAEAAAAIGEASRKAASAGRHIRMPFRLRKQPKATTPGTPKSDHRALDISPSNTPVLSSSPLNSPLNRTPIKKVNRQSNAEVRHDKDTGSGGSNHSSGSSTPKLPRQDSDTLQSMSDSESVISLHGLSRNNNSGIFPNLEFLREVTEGYDDMEEDTSNVKEMLLQLQNLLLNGRVEEDEIPEEYCGLEGSSVQEQLTIVSSRLDQREADYDSLKTELNKTKEECINLQGIKSGLMSRLNQQEQTIMHLQSDTLKHEFMQQQHESEVAQFKWQLAERDKEVSSLRNELIRREKTLDKQRAELEDAIRHIEELKYAQTGPNRYVDDHKIMELQQRIRDLQAKLDSVGSHEASLSARISSQDEKMASLEDRILNPQSVQSSAFISHGSKRSEEMEVVREAIESLRSCFRAHDPHHHTLDTLEQSIYAVQSSTNQPFHYLDSDPENSNIKGVNGFDHSNGYNSKTPASSRTPGGATSGMSGISTKVLYFTEKTVTPFLTSIPRRLGEITLGDFKEAIDRPGMFRYHFKALDPEFGTVKEEVIDDSDLVPGWEGKIVAWVEDDTGQKLLSNQEQIMS, encoded by the exons ATGTCTGACAAGGAGAAGAGTAATTCACAGGGTGATTATACG GAACAGTATGTTGCTTGGGTGAACTCACAGCTAAAGAAGAGACCTGGCAGTCGGTTTGTGCGTGAAATTCCTCGAGATACTAAAGATGGAGTTGCTTTGGTTCAGTTAGTTGAAGTTTTAG CTGGTGAAGCTCTTAAATTTGATGAATCACCAGCCACATACGCATCCAAGAAAGAAAATGTGGATCAAGTCTTGCACTTTATGGCAGCACAGAGAATTAAAATGCGGCAGATCTCCTCTAAAG ACATTGTGGATGGCAATGTGAAAGCTACAATGCGACTGGTACTTGCTTTAGCTGCACACTTCAAACCTGGGAGTGTCAAGCCAGCAGCGCATCAGAGTGGCAGTTCCCAATCACCCCAGGCTACCAAGCTAACCCGCAGTCCATCTGCTGCGGCAGCTGCTGCTGAGGCGGCTGCTGCTATTGGAGAAGCCAGTAGGAAAGCTGCAAGCGCAGGGAGGCACATACGAATGCCCTTCAGGCTTAG GAAGCAGCCCAAGGCAACAACCCCTGGAACTCCAAAGTCAGATCATCGTGCTTTGGACATCAGCCCTTCAAATACTCCAGTTCTTTCTTCCTCACCCCTAAACTCCCCCCTTAATAGAACACCTATAAAGAAAGTGAATCGACAATCCAATGCCGAGGTTCGACACGACAAGGACACTGGTTCTGGAGGCTCTAACCATAGTAGTGGCAGTTCTACTCCTAAGCTTCCTCGACAAGACTCTGACACTCTGCAGTCAATGTCAGACTCTGAATCAGTCATTTCTCTCCATGGACTTAGTCGGAATAATAATAGTGGTATTTTCCCAAATTTAGAGTTTCTCCGTGAGGTAACTGAAGGGTATGATGACATGGAAGAGGATACAAGTAATGTAAAGGAAATGCTGCTGCAGCTACAAAATTTG TTGTTGAATGGCCGAGTGGAGGAAGATGAAATTCCTGAAGAGTACTGTGGTCTTGAAGGGTCCTCAGTGCAGGAACAGCTCACGATTGTAAGCAGCCGTCTTGATCAGAGAGAAGCAGATTATGATAGTCTGAAAACAGaactaaataaaacaaaagaggaGTGTATTAATCTACAAG GTATAAAGTCTGGTCTTATGTCGAGACTCAACCAACAAGAACAGACTATAATGCATCTTCAATCTGATACACTAAAACACGAGTTCATGCAGCAACAACATGAATCAGAAGTAGCACAGTTTAAATGGCAGCTTGCGGAGAGAGATAAAGAGGTGTCTTCCCTTAGAAATGAGCTGATTCGCCGAGAGAAGACATTGGATAAACAGAGAGCAGAGCTTGAAGATGCTATCAGGCACATAGAAGAGCTTAAGTATGCACAG ACAGGACCTAACAGATATGTAGATGACCACAAAATCATGGAATTGCAGCAGAGAATAAGAGATCTTCAGGCAAAGCTTGATTCTGTTGGCAGTCATGAG GCTAGCCTGTCAGCTCGCATTTCCTCACAGGATGAAAAAATGGCATCATTAGAGGACAGGATTTTAAATCCACAGAGTGTTCAAAGCTCGGCATTTATTTCTCACGGATCAAAA AGATCAGAGGAAATGGAGGTAGTGCGTGAAGCCATTGAAAGTCTAAGAAGCTGTTTTAGAGCACATGATCCTCATCATCACACACTGGATACACTAGAACAG AGTATTTATGCAGTCCAGTCGTCAACAAATCAGCCGTTCCACTATTTGGATTCTGATCCAGAAAACAGTAATATAAAG GGAGTAAATGGATTTGACCATAGTAATGGATACAATAGTAAAACACCAGCATCTTCTAGAACTCCAG GAGGTGCTACTTCTGGAATGTCAGGAATCAGCACCAAAGTACTGTACTTTACAGAGAAAACCGTCACACCTTTTCTTACATCCATTCCCAGAAG ATTGGGTGAAATAACTTTAGGGGATTTTAAGGAGGCTATTGACAGACCTGGAATGTTTCGCTATCACTTCAAAGCATTAGATCCTGAATTTGGAACTGTCAAAGAAGAG GTTATTGACGACAGTGACTTGGTGCCTGGCTGGGAAGGAAAAATTGTGGCTTGGGTCGAAGATGATACGGGACAAAAGCTTTTGAGTAATCAAGAACAAATTATGTCATGA